A portion of the Homalodisca vitripennis isolate AUS2020 chromosome 2, UT_GWSS_2.1, whole genome shotgun sequence genome contains these proteins:
- the LOC124355321 gene encoding deoxynucleoside kinase-like — translation FSNCILCRYCFVENLLRNNVLAPPSYAVLDEWFQWIVKNFDTHGDLIVYLRTEPEVVYQRMKARARTEEAQVPLEYLQQLHQMHDDWLLHKSAFLLSRTGDCD, via the exons ttcagtaattgcATTTTGTGCAGGTATTGTTTTGTGGAGAATCTCCTCCGCAACAACGTGTTGGCGCCCCCGAGCTACGCAGTTCTGGATGAGTGGTTTCAGTGGATTGTAAAGAATTTTGACACTCATGGAGATCTTATTG TGTACCTGAGGACGGAGCCAGAAGTAGTCTACCAGAGGATGAAGGCGCGAGCTCGCACCGAGGAGGCCCAAGTGCCGCTAGAGTATCTGCAGCAGCTGCACCAGATGCATGACGACTGGCTCCTACACAAGAGTGCTTTTCTCCTGTCCCGCACCG GTGATTGTGATTGA